DNA from Metabacillus flavus:
CGGGATGCCGTTAAACATTTGCACAGACGCTTTTATTTCTCCGAATGCTTCATCCGCAGGTCCGCCGCCGGCTCTCTCTGAAGGGGTTTCTCCGAAGCACTCCCGGACGCTTGTTAAAATATCTTTCCAATCATACTTGGAGTTTCGCTCAACCGCTAAAAAGTCGGCTACATGGTAAACTCCCTTAACCCCTTCTATTTGGAGGATATCCTGGATAACCTGCGGGGCATGCCCGGCTTGATCAATTTTATAATTATTGCTTGTCCCTTTTGGAAGTTCCTCCGTCAAGATAATTTTCATTGTATTGGGACTTGGTGTAGGTTCAATGGTTTTAATATTCAGCACAGCTAACCCTCCTGCTTCGCACATTTTTCTTTATTCTAACATAGCGGATCAGGCAGTGTTCACTATCACGGTCTACCTATCCCATTCCTTAAAAAAAGTTTCGAGATACACTTCCATGAACCGGTGTCTCTCTTCTGCCTTTTTTCTGCCGGCATCTGTATTCATCAGTCCTTTAAGCTTAAGCAGCTTATCGTAAAAGTGCTGAATGGCAGAATCACTTCCGTCCGGCTCATAAACCGGTGTGCCTTTGCTTCCTGCATAGATAAAAGTACGTGCTATTCCAATCGCTCCTATCGCGTCAAGCCGATCGGCATCCTGGACAATTTTGCCCTCGATTGTCTCAGGAATCGTCCTTCCTGTTCCCTTAAATGAAATGGTATCGATAATATGCATGATTTGGGTGCGTTCATCATCTCCGACCGATAATGAGGTCAGCATGGTTTCGACTTCCAATCTGCTCATCCTTCTGTCATCGGCTAATTTACGGTCTGGAAGATCATGAAGCAAGGCAGCGAGTTCCACAATAAATTCATCTGCCTCTGTTCCTTCCGCCAGCTGGATGGAAAGCTTCCTGACCCGGTCAATGTGAAGCCAGTCGTGACCGGACCCTTCATTTCCAAGACGTTCCTTAACAAGCCGCTCAGCATCGGTTTTTATCATTATTTTATTCACACATTCACGTCCTCAATAGAAGAAGCTGATCTCCAGGGATCAGCCGCCTTAACATTGTATGGATGCCGTCTGCTCAGAAAGCAGCTGCTTAACCGGCTCCTCTAGATCCTTCGGGTTCGTGTTCGGAGAGAACCGGTTTACAGGCATTCCGTTCCGGTCAACCAAAAATTTAGTAAAATTCCACTTTACGCCCTCTGAACCGAGCATACCAGGCAGCTCTTCTGTTAAATAGCTGAATAGAGGATGGGCATCCTTCCCGTTGACATGGACTTTTGCAAACATCGGGAAACCAACTCCATAGTTTCGTTCACAAAACGCTTCAATTTCCTCTTCACTTCCAGGCTCCTGATTCATGAATTGGTTGCATGGGAAACCGAGAATCTCAAGTCCCTCTGATGAATACTTTTCATAAAGCTCCTGAAGACCTTTTAATTGCGGAGTAAACCCGCATTTACTTGCAGTGTTTACTATCAGAAGCACTTTGCCTTCATATTCGGAAAGTGATTGTTCAATCCCTTTGATCGTTTCAGCCTTAAAGTCATATATGCTCATATACCGGCTCCTTTTTCATCATTAATTCTTTGCAATGTCTGCAATACAGATTCTACAAGTCTTTCAAGATCTCCTGCATGCTCCTCTGTAATCAGCGTGCTGAAAGAAAGCGAGAATGTTTGCCTGTGCGCTTCATGGAGGGCAAACGGATTAAATGAAACTTCCGCTTTTACAGAGGCATCTTCTCCCCATATTTCCCTGATGACCGTCAGCACTGCCATGCAGTTCTCAACAGGAGCCGCAAGCCGGGTAAAATGAATCCGAAGGCGGCATCCTGCATACGCTGTAGTTTTTTTCCATTCTGCTTGTAGCTGATCCGCCACGATTGAGAGTTCTATTTCTGCAGCCGCTCCCTCCTGCAGGCGGGTTTCCTGAAAATCGATGCTCCAGGATCTTGACATATCAGCCAGGTTGACAAGATCATTCCTGGATTTAACTTCAATAGATCCTTCAAGATCCAAGTCATAGACAGCTCCCTCAAGCACAACCTTTAAATTATCGAAAACCGTTGGATCAAACATCAAAATAATCCTTTGGCGCGGCCATCTGCATCTACATCCATGTTTAGGGCAGCCGGTTTTTTCGGCAGACCAGGCATCGTCATAATTTCTCCCGTGAGTGCGACGAGAAAGCCTGCACCTGCTGACGGCTTAATTTCCCTTATCGTAATTGAAAAACGATCGGGTCTTCCCAGTTTTTTTGGATCATCTGAGAGAGAATACTGTGTTTTCGCCATACAAAGAGGCAAATCCCCCCAGCCGTTCGCTTCAATATCTGCCAGCTGTTTTTCCGCTTTAGAGGTAAGAAGGACCTCATCTGCCCCATATACCTTTTCCGCAATAACTCTTGCTTTTTCCTTAAACGGAACTTCCAATTGATAAAGCGGAGAAAAATCGGAGTCTCGATCAGCAAGTCTAGTGACGATTTCTGCAAGCTCCACTCCTCCTTCTCCTCCTTTTTCCCATACCTCGGTTAAAGCACATGGGTGGCCATGATCGCCGCACCACGATTGCAAGGCATGAATTTCCTTGTCCGAATCTGCCGTGAACCGGTTAACGGCTACTGCATACGGCAACCCGAATGCGCGGATTGTTTCAATATGCTTTTGCAGATTTTCACAGCCCTTTATCAAAGCTTCAGGATTGGAAGCACGCAGGTCATTTTTCGCAATGCCTCCGTGCATTTTCAGCGCCCGTATGGTTGCAACGATCACAACGGCTGCAGGTTTCAATCCTCCAGCCCGCGCTTTAATATTCAGAAATTTTTCTGCACCGAGATCTGCACCGAATCCTGCTTCTGTTACTGCATAATCTCCCAATTTAAGTGCTGCTTTTGTGGCAATCAGACTATTGCATCCATGAGCAATATTGGCAAAAGGGCCGCCGTGTATTAATGCCGGAGTATGTTCAATCGTCTGAACTAAATTCGGTTTGACCGCATCCTTCAGCAATAGCGTTAAAGCTCCTTCAAAACCGAGATCCCCGACCGTAACCGGCTGTTTATTTTTTGTATATCCAGCCACAATGTTCGAAAGACGCTGTTTCAGATCCTGAAGATTTTCTGCCATGCACAAAACAGCCATGATTTCAGATGCAGCTGTAATATCAAACTGATCTTCCCTGGCCAAACCGTTTGATGCACCACCAAGTCCCGTAACCACATTGCGCAGAGCCCGGTCATTGATATCCAGTGCCCTTTTCCACACGATCTTTCCAGGATCAAGCTCCAGCTCATTTCCCTGATGGATATGGTTGTCGATAAAAGCAGACAAAGCATTATTGGCAGAGGTGATGGCATGCAGGTCGCCAGTAAAATGAAGATTTATGTCATCCATAGGCAGCACCTGGGAGTAACCGCCCCCCGCTGCTCCTCCTTTAAGTCCCATAACCGGTCCGAGTGACGGCTCCCGCATAGCAATTACCGCCTTTTTGCCGATCCGGTTCAGCGCCTGCCCTAAGCCTACTGTCACTGTTGACTTGCCTTCTCCGGCAGGTGTAGGATTAATGGATGTAACAAGGATCAATTTTCCATCCTGCGCTGTACCGAGCCTTTTTAATAATGCATCGGACAGCTTTGCCTTATATGTACCGTATAATTCAAGCTCTTCTCCTTGAATGCCGATTGATGAAGCTACATCAGCAATCGACTTCATGCTGGAGTTCGAAGCGATTTCAATATCAGATTTACCATTCTTTTCAGCAGCCATCAAACCATCTCCATTCCAAAATTCATGAATAATCAAAAATCTTAGCCTTTACCAGCTAAACATTGGACATTGTATCATATTCCATAAGCCCAAGATGGCTGAAGTGTTTTATAATGAGAGAAAAATGCCGGTTTCGGTTCTTACCCCGGCTTGAATCCTTTATGATTGGAGTGTTCTTCTTGCCAATTAATATCCCCTCAAATCTTCCGGCTAAAGCGATACTTGAAGCAGAAAATATTTTCATTATGGATGAACACCGGGCTGCGGCTCAGGACATCCGTCCGCTTGATATTTTGATTTTGAATCTAATGCCGCAGAAGGAAAAGACCGAAACGCAGCTGCTGCGATTGCTTGGAAACACTCCGCTGCAGGTGAACATCACGTTTTTGCATATGAAAACCCATAAGTCCAAAAATGTTCAGCCGCAGCACTTAGAAGAGTTCTATACAACGTTTGATCATGTTAAACATCGTAGTTTTGACGGATTGATTGTGACAGGGGCTCCTGTCGAGCAGCTTCCATTTGAGGACGTATCCTATTGGGAGGAACTGCAGCAGATTTTTAAATGGAGTTCCGAGCATGTAACTTCGACTCTTCATATATGCTGGGGGGCACAAGCTGGCCTTTACTATCACTATGGTGTAGAAAAAATACCGCTGGAAAGCAAATGCTTCGGAATTTTCCCCCATACGGTAAGTGCCCCATCAGAAAAACTCGTACGCGGGTTTGATGAGGAATTCTATGTTCCCCATTCCAGGCATACAGATATATCAAAAGACCAAGCTGCCGCCCATAAGGACCTCCTTATTCTTTCTGAATCCGAGGAAGCCGGCGTATGCCTGCTGATGTCCAAGGACGGAAAGCGGGTGTTTTTAACGGGACATCCTGAATATGACGCCTATACCCTGGATGAGGAATATAAAAGAGATCTCGAACGGGGAATGCCGATCAGCCAGCCCCTCCATTATTACAGAGGCGGCAAGCCAAAGAACGGCCCTTTATTCAGATGGAAGTCCCATGCGAGCCTTCTTTTCTCCAACTGGCTCAATTATTACGTCTACCAGGAGACTCCATTTATCTGGCAAAACGAAGATGGGAATTAAAGGGAAATAATAAAAAGATGTTCCACGAAATTCCTGTATTTGTTAAAATGAATACGAGAATAGATTAAAATCAGCGAATATAACAAAGAATTAACATTATTTTTATAAAAGCAAGATATGAATATGTTACTCTATATAGTAAATTGAATAGGAATAAAGCTAAATAAAGAATGCGAGTGTTTTTATTTTGATTGAGGTGAAAACGTTGAAATCCAAACAAAAGGTTTTGATTCTGACGGCCAAGTATGGAAATGGGCATGTTCAGGTAGCAAACACATTGGTGAATCATTGCAGAAATATGGGGATTGAAGATGTGATTGTTTGTGATCTTTATAATGAATCACATCCTGTTTTTTCTGAAATAACCCAGTATCTGTATTTAAAAAGCTTCTCAATCGGAAAGCAGTTTTATCGTTTGTTCTACTACGGTGTAGACAAAATGTACAATAAACGAATGATGAATCTCTATTATAAAATGGGGCATAAAAGACTTCATGAAATCATTTTGAAGGAAGATCCCGATATCATTATCAACACCTTTCCGATGATTGTGGTTCCTGAATACCGGAGAAGAACAGGAACCGTCATTCCGACGTTTAATGTCATAACCGATTTCTGCCTTCATAAAATCTGGGTGCACGAAAATATTGATAAATATTATGTGGCAAACCACCATGTAAAAGAAAAAATCGTCCGGCTGGGGATTCGTCCTTCTGCTGTTAATGTTACAGGAATCCCGATCCGCTCTCAATTTGAAGAAGAAATGGATCAAGGCCAGCTGATTGAAAAATACGGACTCGATCCCAATAAAAAGACTTTGCTGATCATGGCTGGGGCCCATGGTGTTCTGAAAAACGTCAGGGAACTGTGCCAGTCCTTTCTCCAATATGATCATTTGCAGACGATCGTCGTTTGCGGGAAAAACCAAGTGCTAAAAGACAGCCTAACTCCTCTGGCCAATGCCTATCCGAAGCAAATTAAGGCGCTTGGCTATGTTGAGCGGGTGGATGAGCTGTTCCGCATTTCTTCCTGCATGATCACGAAACCCGGAGGTATCACTTTAAGCGAAGCAGCTGCTATCGGGCTTCCTGTCATCCTTTATAAGCCGGTGCCTGGACAGGAGAAGGAGAATTCGATTTTCTTTGAAAACAGCGGTGCTGCAGTAGTAGTGAACAAGTACGAAGAAATACAGGAGAGCGTCGATTATCTTATGAATAATGAACACCTTCTTTCCAGTATGAGCAGCAACATTAAGAAACTTCACAATTCAAGTTCTGCTGATACGATTCTGCATGACATTTTGAAAGAAGCTGTTGTGATTACTAAAGAGAATGAGAAAAAGATGAAGGGTTCTGTAAATTATTAATTACTCCCCTTCCTAATTGGCTTCTGGATGCGGGGGAAAACTTGCATCTCGGAGGGAAACCATGGATACGAGCACACATATTGCAATGGGCTTCGGACTTGCCGGCCTCGCATCTCTAGATCCGGCGGTAGCCGCCGATCCCGCCCTTGCACAAGCCGTTTTAGCCGGTACACTATTGGGTTCAAATGCCCCTGATTTTGATTACGCAGTTAAGCTGGCCAAAGGACAAGGCATGTATTTGCGGCATCATCGCGCAGCTTCCCATTCTGTTCCAGCCTTATTTTTATGGGGAATACTTCTGACAGCCTGCATTTGGCCGTTTTTTGCAGGGATATCGGCTGCCCATCTTTTCGGCTGGACACTTGCTGCCGTTCTCATTCATGTATTTGTGGATTTGTTTAATTCCTATGGAACTCAGGCTGGCAGGCCTTTTTTGAGAAAATGGATCACCTTTGATGCCATCTACATTTTTGATCCATTTATTATGGCCCTTCACGTAATCGGATTTGTATTATGGGGATCAGGATTCCCTGCAGGAACCGTATTTGCTATTATCTATTTTATTATGATTGGATATATGGTGCAGCGAGCCTTTGCATCAAAATCGGTAAAAGAAAAAGCTGCATCCGGGATTGCTCCTGAATATACAAAGGTAAAAGCCATTCCCACCATCAGTTGGGGAATATGGAATGTTTGCGCCGAATCTGAATCCTCTTTCATAACAGGAGAATATCGGAACGGAAAGATTGAGTGGATCCATCACTTTGAAAAAGATGACCTCTCCTCCCCTGTTATACAAGCATCTATACAGGATCAGAATGTACAGCACTTTCTCGTGAACGCAGAAATGGCTCACCCTCTGTTCTGGAGAAGATCAGATGGATATGAAGTCAGATGGTTCGACGTCCGATACAGAACGAAAAATCATTATCCCTTCATGGCCATCGTTAAATTGGATCATGAAGGAAACATTTCAGAATCTGCAGCCGGATGGCTGCACCATGTCCAGACACTTGAAAAGCCGGGATCCTTAAATGAATCTGTTTCGCATTGAAGGGGCTGTCTAAAAAGTACTGCTGTGAGAAAATGTATTGAAATTGAAACCCCCGGGACGCTGGTCATAGAGCATTCCGGGGGTTGTGTTTTTATATAGGAATTTTGAACAATTATGGTTAGGCTGATTGGAGCGGAAGATGCGCGACTCCTGCGGGAGCAGCGGAAATCAGCCCAAACCAAACTAATTTAAACAGAGGAAGCAACTTTTATAGCTGCTATCTGGACAGTCCCTTTTCTTTTCTTCAGCTTTGCTGACTCATATAAATCTCTTCAAAAGGCTGTACCACAATAAAACCATCTCCATCAAACTTCATTTGAATAGATTCCCCGCTTCCTCTGCCAAGAAAGGTTTTTAACGAGACATCCGTTACGAATTCAGGCTGAAGCCCGCCGGACCACGCAACAGTTGCATTCGGATCGGTATAGACCGGTTTTCCCCGTTCTGCAAAGAGAGTAAGAGGTTCATAATGAGATGTGATAGCAACGAGCCCCTTCCCGCTTAAATGAATATTAAAAAGCCCGCCTGAAAGCATACCTGCGACCTTTCGCATTAGCTTAATATCCCATTCGATTGCAGGATCAAATGCCAGAAGATCATTGCCATTAACGGTAATCGATTCATTATTTAATGAAAGAATGGTAATCTTTTTCCCTTGATCGGCTAAATACAGCTGACCGGATCCATTTGCTTTCATCAGGGAAGAACCTTCGCCAGTAAAAGCTTTTTTTAAAAATTTCCCCATGCCGTGCTCCAGAATGCCTTCTCTTTCAAATTTGATCTGTCCCTTATAAGCGATCATCGCCCCCGCTTTTGACCATACAAGCCCGTCAAGATTCACTTCCAGCATCCTCGGCGTCTCCAACTCAAAGAAACCCTGCTTTCTCTCCGATTGCTTCGTGGCGGAAATAAATTCATTGATAGAATAACGGTCTTCCATTACTTCATCTCCTTTTCATTTTTAAACATGAAAAGAGTCAAAAAAGAAAGGGCTTGCTTTAATTCTAAGCTTAGCGATCCGGCCATCTCCCGTTTAACCCCATCTTTATATACGGATTGCTGATCAAGAAGTTTCCATTTATTTTCTTCGGCAAGCCTTGCAAATTCCCATGGCATCATTGTATTGCAAATAGCAGGCTCCCCATTCAGCCTTGGATAGCTGTTGCTTCGGGGTCCTGCTGTCGGTCCCAAAACAGCAATACAGGCAGCCCCGCCAGGTTTAAGAACCCGGACCAGCTCCAGCAATGCTTGTTTAGGTTCCTGCACCCACTCTAAACAGTTAATAACGAGCAGCGCGTCCGCTTGGTCATTTTCAAACGGCAATTTCATCACGTCTCCACGCTCAAACTCGAGACCGTTAAGTATAGCCTCCCTTTTTGCAATGGCGATCATTTCTTCCGAAAAGTCAATTCCCTTCACTTTATAGCCAAGCTGTGCAAGCTTCAGCGAACCATATCCATCTCCGCAGCCAATATCGAGAATCAGACCTGCCTGGCCAACGTGTTTTGCAAAGAAAGGAATAATCTCCTTCCTGCTTCCGTTCTCCCACATATCCCTGCTTCTTGAATGCCAATTACCGGAATTGGAGTTCCAAAGATTTTCTGCTTCCATGCTCCAGTTAAAATCCCTTGCTTTTGCCAAATGGAAATCCCTCCTCTCTCCTATCATTTCTCCAGCCCTTATCCTTTTCCCTTTGGACCATAAGAAAAAGCAGCATTCACTGCTGCTTTTTTTCCGGTTCCTCGTTAATAACCAAGGGTGCTGCTTCGACATTATACATTCCATGAGTACGGACTTTAGAATCATTTTTTAAAGCATCCTCAATATCATTGTTCGCTATATAGGATTTCCTATTATTATCTTTGTCCAATTAGATCTCTTCCTTTCCGCAGCTTTGTTATTAGTATAAACGAACGGCAGCAATTCATTCCAAAGGCAGGATCATGTATTTACAAAATAAAGAAGGGTTCTTGAAGTAAATACAAGAACTTTCAGAAAGTTTTGTATAAATGTCTTTCCCCTTCTTGACGGCATTCCATTTTTTTTGTATATTAAAAACATCATTAGGCTATGTGTGAAAATTAAGCTTATAAATGGATGCTTCATGCGTTTGGCATAATGGTGAATACTTTTTATAGCGCTCTCATAGCGCTACAGAAATTAGGAGGATTATGTAATATGCAAAATGGCAAAGTAAAATGGTTTAACAACGAAAAAGGTTTCGGATTCATTGAAGTTGAAGGCGGAGAAGATGTATTCGTTCACTTCACTGCTATTCAAGGCGAAGGTTTCAAATCATTAGAGGAAGGTCAGGAAGTTTCTTTCGAAATCGTTGAAGGAAATCGTGGACCTCAAGCTGCAAACGTTACAAAACTGTAATCCAATACGGTTCATGAACCACCAATAGATTTTAAGAGACCGGACTTAATCCGGTCTCTTTTTATTTCATCAAATATTCGATTGCTTTCACATTTTGTTTAATTTTCCTCTCAACACGTGTTATTTCTAAATGATTGAAAACATTGTGGTTGTTAGCAATATAAACCAGCTTGTCCAGATCCTGATATATTTCGGCGAATGCCTGCCTGATATGCTCTTCAAGGTGTTTATTTTTCACTCTCCCTCTAAGCTCCCTTCTAGTTCGGTTCAGGTACGTTCCTTCTTTTTACAAAAACTCGTTCTTATGAACTATTTTTATCCGTTATAACGAATATAACAGGATTCTTTTACTTTTGCACTCATTATGTCCAGATTTTGAATATTTTTTTATTCTATGCCCCATCCTATGGGTTGGAGGTGCTTATTAAATGGATAATTTCAGCAAAGAAGAACCGGTTAGCGGATTAAATGACCTTGCCCAGCTTGAGCTTGCCGTTGAGGCTTCACAAAAAATGACTGGCTCAAGCACTATGAGCATGGATCCTGAAGCATTGAGCCAGGCACAGAAATCAATTGAGGATGCGAAATCCCATCTTGAACAGGTCAAACTCACTGGAGTGGACCAGGGTTTCCTTGAAAATCAAAAAAAGCTGCTGGATCAGTGCCAGCATCAGTTAAACGAAGCTAGGAAATAGCTATTGGATGACTGATATCCGCTTCTGAATGCTCGCTTTCCACGGTGCAGACGCCGAGACTCCTTATTGTACCGCCGCTTCCGCTGGTGTCTCACAGCTTTCATTCCAAACAGCTAAAACAGGCTTTGGATCAAAAAAAAACGAAATATATAGAAAAAAGGTCTGACAGTATTATGTGTCAGACCTTTTTTCATCATGAAAGCTTTTCACCAAGCTCCTTCAGCTTTAAACCAACAGTACATTGACTGATGCAAAACGAATGGGCATAAGTTTTACCATATTCCTTGCGAAAATGCTGCTTCAGCAGGCAATCCACGCAATACGTATCCAAAAGCTCCCCTATTTCATCCAATTTTTGTTTTCTATTCATTCTAGCCCACTCCAATTAATCCAATTTAATCTGGCTGGTTACATCCATACCTTGAATCGCCTGTTTGGACAGCTGGTCAGCTTCCTTGTTCTCTTTTCTTGGAACGGATTCATAGTCACCCGTCACCTTCAGCTTAGACAATACTTCCTCAATTCGATTAATCCATACTTGATGCTGTTCCTCATAGCACGGCCATTCTCCTGAAAGCTGATTTACGACCACCAGTGAATCGCCCTTGAATCGCACATTCTGTCCGGTAACCCCAAGCTCCTCAAGATAATTGGCTCCGAGAAGCATTGCCGCAAATTCTGCCTCATTGTTCGAGGACAGTTCATCAAGATTCCGGTTAATTCGAACCCTGTAGTTTTCTTTGCCGATTTTATAATAAATCGCAGCTCCAGCACCGCTTTTTCCTGTTTCTTTATCAAAACTTCCATCAAAATAAACGATGACAGAAGAAGGTTCCTCTTCAAGCTCTTCCATTAATTTAAGCATTTCCTTCTTTGTCCAGGTTACTCCCCGGGTATCCTCAAACTCAATGGTTTTTGTTCTTCCCGTCCGTTCCAAATCGTCAGAAAGCAAAAGCGCTAAATTGGCCTCCAATTCATCTGATTGAAACAATGCGGTTTGTTTTTTAGGGGATTGATACGTCCAATTAATCCTGACTCTCATCCTGCGCCTCCTGCATGCAGCCTAAAATCTTATGACTTATATTATATTCTTATGCTACACTATTAAAGTGTTTTGCATGCCGCATTTTTACATTTTAACATGCTTTGCATAAGAAATGTATGCTGAAGTATTCCTTTAAAGAAAGGATGACCCCCATGATTGAAGTGTATATTGATGGAGCCAGTGCCGGCGATCCAGGCCCTTCCGGTGCTGGAATTGTTATCAAAGGAAATGGCGCTGCTGAGACCTTCTCCTACCCGCTCGGTACGATGTCCAATCATGAAGCAGAATTCCACGCCTTGATCCTTGGATTGAAGCTATGCGTGGAAAAGCAGTACAAAACCGTCTCATTCCGGACCGACTCCCAGCTGGTCGAACGAGCCGCCGAGAATCGATATGCTAAAAACAAGCTGTTTGCCCCATTATTAGCAGAAGCAGAGAGCCTGATTGATCAGCTCGATTTATTTTTTATCAAATGGATCCCTTCTAAAGTCAATCCTGCAGACCAAATAGCAAAGGAAGGCATCCGAAAAAATGAAAAATAGCCAGCGTTAGCTGACTGAATACATATCCTCTTTATCCTGTTTTATAAAAAGCAGGCTTTTCTGCTTTATACGAGCAGCCGCAGCGAACGCACCTTTTCCAATGCCATCGCTTTCGTCATTACTTCTCCCTCTACAAAGATCTCAAGAAGCGACATAAAAAAAGATCCTTCAAACGACTTCTGAATTTTAAGCGTCAGCTCTATAGCGGAAATAACCTGGCTATCAACCGCACCGGTATAGCTTTTTCCAAAATAGATAAACCGGATGGTCTCATCCCCAAATTTAAAGCCTTTCGCATATAAACGATCGAGATACTCTGCTAGATCGCAAGTCATACCCTGACATCCCGCCCTTACAAAGCAAATAGTAACCTTCTCAAATTTTACGCCAATTTTCTCCAAAATTCCAGATAAAAATTGTGAACATTTGTTTGGGGTCCAGGTTTCTTTTTTTATACCCTGAATTGCGGCGATTTTATAATTTCTTTGTGATGCCTGGCAAACAGCCTTCTCCCTGCAATGCCTGACATTCTTGCCTGGCAAACAGCCTCTTCCCCTGCAATGCCTGGCATTCTTGCCTGGCAATCAGCCTCTTCCCCTGCAATGCCTGGCATTCTTGCCTGGCAAACAGCCTCTTCCCCTGCAATGCCTGGCATTCTTGCCTGGCAAAAAGCCTTTCTCCCTGCAATCCTTGGCATTTTTGCCTGGCAATCAGACTTTCTCCATGCAATGCCTGGCATTCTTCCCAGGCAATCTGACTTTCCCCCTGGATTGCCATAAATTCTTATTCTAAATGGGATTTTCAGCTCTCGTATAACAAATTAAAGCCTGCCTTAGTCTCCCAAGGCAGGCTTTTAATAACTTTGTATTACACAGCTTTCAATTCTGCGGCTCGTTTGATGAGACTGTCTACGCCTCTAATCTCAGCGTGCAGGAGCCATTGCTGGGCAATGGCGAGATCGATGTTCAGAACTGCTTCTTCGATTGCGAGCTCCAGCGGTACTTCGCAATGAATTTCAGCGAGACTCCTGGATAGATGGAGCATCTCTAAATCTTCTTCAATCTTTTTCCTTTGCGATGGTGTCAGCAAGTGAAGGCTTTCGAGAATTCCTTCAATTGAAGTGTGCTCCTGGATGAGCTTGTAAGCCGTCTTTTCACCGATTCCTCTCACACCTGGGTAATTGTCACTTGAATCTCCCATCAGTCCTTTAACATCGATTAGTTTGGACGGGTGAATGCCCTTTTCTTCCTGAAACAGCTCGGAGCTGTAAATTAAATATTGTCCCATGCCTTTTTGAAGCAGGACCACCTCCACGTTATCATCAAGAAGCTGCAGGAGATCGCGGTCTCCAGTAAGAATTGTGATATTCATGGATGATTTAAATTGGCACGCAATTGTTCCGATGCAGTCATCCGCCTCGTAACCGGGGACCCCAATGTTCGGAATTCCAAGTGATG
Protein-coding regions in this window:
- a CDS encoding DUF2564 family protein, whose translation is MDNFSKEEPVSGLNDLAQLELAVEASQKMTGSSTMSMDPEALSQAQKSIEDAKSHLEQVKLTGVDQGFLENQKKLLDQCQHQLNEARK
- a CDS encoding DUF6123 family protein, producing MTCDLAEYLDRLYAKGFKFGDETIRFIYFGKSYTGAVDSQVISAIELTLKIQKSFEGSFFMSLLEIFVEGEVMTKAMALEKVRSLRLLV
- a CDS encoding zinc-finger domain-containing protein translates to MNRKQKLDEIGELLDTYCVDCLLKQHFRKEYGKTYAHSFCISQCTVGLKLKELGEKLS
- a CDS encoding reverse transcriptase-like protein, producing MRVRINWTYQSPKKQTALFQSDELEANLALLLSDDLERTGRTKTIEFEDTRGVTWTKKEMLKLMEELEEEPSSVIVYFDGSFDKETGKSGAGAAIYYKIGKENYRVRINRNLDELSSNNEAEFAAMLLGANYLEELGVTGQNVRFKGDSLVVVNQLSGEWPCYEEQHQVWINRIEEVLSKLKVTGDYESVPRKENKEADQLSKQAIQGMDVTSQIKLD
- a CDS encoding 5'-3' exonuclease, which gives rise to MERKTDLLLVDGMALLFRAFFATSVHGNFMINSKGTPTNAVSGFLKHLLMSIDAFKPEQVICCWDMGSKTFRTESFQNYKANRSEAPIELLPQFEMAKEAAASLGIPNIGVPGYEADDCIGTIACQFKSSMNITILTGDRDLLQLLDDNVEVVLLQKGMGQYLIYSSELFQEEKGIHPSKLIDVKGLMGDSSDNYPGVRGIGEKTAYKLIQEHTSIEGILESLHLLTPSQRKKIEEDLEMLHLSRSLAEIHCEVPLELAIEEAVLNIDLAIAQQWLLHAEIRGVDSLIKRAAELKAV
- a CDS encoding class I SAM-dependent methyltransferase; translated protein: MEAENLWNSNSGNWHSRSRDMWENGSRKEIIPFFAKHVGQAGLILDIGCGDGYGSLKLAQLGYKVKGIDFSEEMIAIAKREAILNGLEFERGDVMKLPFENDQADALLVINCLEWVQEPKQALLELVRVLKPGGAACIAVLGPTAGPRSNSYPRLNGEPAICNTMMPWEFARLAEENKWKLLDQQSVYKDGVKREMAGSLSLELKQALSFLTLFMFKNEKEMK
- the cspD gene encoding cold-shock protein CspD; this encodes MQNGKVKWFNNEKGFGFIEVEGGEDVFVHFTAIQGEGFKSLEEGQEVSFEIVEGNRGPQAANVTKL
- a CDS encoding reverse transcriptase-like protein, producing MIEVYIDGASAGDPGPSGAGIVIKGNGAAETFSYPLGTMSNHEAEFHALILGLKLCVEKQYKTVSFRTDSQLVERAAENRYAKNKLFAPLLAEAESLIDQLDLFFIKWIPSKVNPADQIAKEGIRKNEK